The DNA region TCGAACTCCGGAGTTGCTCCGGAACGACCCAAAAAGCAGTTCAACGTACATTCCAGCGAAGAAGATTATCTCACTCCAGTGGTCCCCGATTATTTAGCACGAGTGTCGTTCAAAGACTTTGAAGAATCAGTAGTCGATAAAGACAGGTCTCCCGGTTCGAAGCGTGcaaataacacaattttacTGCCACCGCCTCAGCGAAGTAGCAAAAAACAGTTAAATGTCGCATCTACGGTAGCCTCGTTCCTAGAATCCAAACCGAATCTCACTACTAGTATGGCTTCGGACAAGTCACTCGAGGGGTTGGACATCACGCTCAGTCAGCTCACGCTTAGCGGATTAAACGAGCTGGCCACCAAACTAAACATACCCCCTAGTCAATTAAGTAATATGACATTAGTTCAGTTGACCAATTACCtgtccaattttataaaatcaaaaagcaCCAATATAGTCCCTGAAAAGGAACCGGAAATCAGCGTAAGTAACAGCAACGAGTTTCCCAGCTTCCAGGCGGATTTCGCTGCCAATTTTAATAACCTGAACAACGCGGCCCCCTCTGAGGACCGTTACGCCGTTTTCAGGGAATTAATGGCAGAAGAAATCAAACAAACCAAAATAGATACCGAACCGGAACAATTACAAGAAGAGAAACTCTCTCTTGACAACAACATCAATAGCAACACCATCAATATGAATGTCAACGCGCCCAGCGACTCTGGTGGTGGAGGCCCTGACAAGTACGCCGCTCTCAGGGAAATCGAAATAGAATTCAGGGAGAGTGATCGACCAGAAGATGACGCCAACGAGAACGAAGACATCTCAAACCAAGTTAACGGCGGCAGCAACGAGAACCTGGCCGACACTACCACCACTAACGACATGGTGGATTTAGAGAACAAGCTGAACATCGAGGAGACGGAAAAGGAAACAACGCAGGACATCATTGAATACGAGGGAGAAGGAGTCGCCACCCCAGTCAAGTCACCCCGCTCGCCCATAAAGTCGAACGTGGTGAAGAGTCCTATTCCAAGCGCGATCACCGAAATTGTGCAAAATAACACCAGGTTGACGTCGGGCTCCCTATCTGATGTAATCAGCGGAAGTTCGCCGGAAGTCGATAATACCGGCAGCAACTCCGAGAAAAAAAACAACGATGCCGCAGGTGAGTCAACAAAtctatatttcattatttgattatttaaatttagatttacatAGTGTGCCtctgttcatttttattatggttgaaaattatgttaatatgtaGGCGAAAGCTGGGCAATATTCGACCAGGCCAATATTCCAGTTGAGCCAATCAAAGAGAAACAGCAAAGCGAAGAGGGTGTGTCACCCTGGTCGAGTGATTCCAAGGAGTTCGGTAACGGTTCCCCGTCAGATTGGAAGCGCGGCGATTCGGGAAGTGGCGGAGATCAGTGGTCTAAAAAACGCAGGGACCAGGAGGGCTGGTGGGATACTTCAGCCGAACCGGAAGGTAAGAAAATGTTAtagtacatttattaatatcgtAATTTTGCTCAATTCTAGTACAATATTACCCGAATAATCGTCGATCGACTGACAGTTATGACGATGAGTATTATGAGTGTTACGAGAGACCGCAACAACAACGTCGTCGTCGTCCTGGCAACTGGGAAAGCGGTGGTAGGGCCGCCGCAGCTGCAGGTGGCGGCCATTCATCCAGCTCACGAGACGTTAGTCCATGGGAAGAGGAACCTCGAAGACGGGAACCGCCGCCAATGCGGGAGTCCAGGGAGAGTAGGGGTGAAACACGGGGTGGTGGCTGGAATCGACACCCCAGACAACCGTCATTCGAGCGTCATCGAGACCGTAGACACACTGACAGTTGGGATGATGAGGAGGATGACTATGAGTAAGTGTAATAATTGCAGTTATTAGATAAATACGAGGATGATTCGATAAGTACTTAGCATCACCGCCTGATGTATTGTAGAAATTTCAGCCAGATCGGATTCGTAGTTATGTTTTTATCGCGTGTAGAAGTGGGCGTGTCCGCGGATTTTAGGAAACTGCTGTCCCATCCACCATATTCTCCAGACTGGTACCCTTCACTTCTTTTTGTTACCAAACTTGAAAAAGTGACTCTCCCGGCAGAGTCGAATCAGGAGGTCATCGCCGACACGGCAGACCTTAAGCTACTTTTCAGACGGGTTAAAGAAGTTTGAGCATCGCTGGGTCAAGTGTATCGAACTAAAAAGAgagtatattgaaaaataaatcgccacttttccaaaatttttgttttcctttTGTAGATCAAGTACTTATCAGACCATCCTTGTATGCCCAAATTAAGTTATATCCACACTACTATTAATATCTCTTGACACAGATACGAAGATGAAAATTTCCATTGGTCTGAGCGTCACGGAAGAGATACGGAAAGAGATCGTCATAGTACTGGGAGCCGAGAACACGATAACGATAGGTGGACCGATGACTGGAGTGAAGACAGACGCCACAGACGACGACGAGATATGGAAAGAAGCCGAGAGCGTTGGTGTTGCCCGGATTACGATCAAGGTAAATACGGTAAAACCACAAAATGGCAATAAAGAACAGTATAAAAGAAGTCTATGAATTTGCAGATAAGTTGAGATACGGAAGTGGTCGATGGTCAAGAGATAGGAAGCACGACGAAAGATATTATAGCAGAGACTCTCAAGAATCACCATGGGAAGACGATTACTCTAACGACCCAGATGATTCTTTGTCTCCTCACTACTTGTCAGCTAGGAGAAATTGGAAGCAACGACCGAGTAGCGCTTCCGAGATGGATAGGAAGACTGGAGAAATTAAATCGAGACATTATTTAGGAACAGGTACATTCTTGTCGTTATTAAATggtacatataataatataaatatttcttgttttttagGTGGTAGTGATGGTGAGAGGGATAGGCGTTACAAGGGTGCAAATCGTCGGTCACGTAGCCGCGATTCACAATACTCGGAGCCGCCATACAGGCATAAATCGACGGATGTCGGTAGTGGAGGAATGCTACCGCGGAACACGCACCGTACTAAGCCACATCATTCTAAACCACCGCTTGAAATGGAATTCAGTGATGGACCGCCAAAGAAACAACCTCCTGGAGCAGAAGGTCCCAAACTCGACACcagcaataaaaaatcttcCACTCTGTCCCGCAACAAAAAAACGAAGGACAGTCCAAAGACTGAGGttcgtttataaaatttcattaatttttcaattctaaGTTTGGTCATTTGTTTACAGATTAACATGGTGAGTACGTTTCCGAGGAAATCCACCAGCAGAGCCAAATCACTATTCGAAAACGATTTTGTACCTGCTGACGACAGTCCTGTAAATCCTCGACCAAACAGTAAATTTTCATTCGAAAATGATTTTGAAACATCTGAAGCGGAATCCCCCACGATATCTAGACCAGTTAAAGGAATACGACAACAAAGCATGTTTGAAAAAGGTCAGTAGTTTatcttgtttttcaaattaagtagttaatgtcaataaaaatgaatataatttttaggaaaCCTCCCGCTTCAAAGAGATTCTGAGCGTTCTCGCGGTTCCTCCTTCAAAGAACTAAAGTTATCTCCAAGGTATGCCACCAAAGCAAAGTCACTATTCGAAGATGACTTTTCTCCAACGGAGAAAGCTGAACAACAAGCAGTCTCTATGgaagataataatatttccagCATTAAGGAGGAGACTGACATCAACGAGGACGAGGAAGAAGACACCTTTGCTACTGAATCGGCGACAGCAACATCGGCAGCAAACAACGGCAGTCGCAAGAAAAAGCTACTTGGGGGCAGGCTGTCAAACAGTAGGGGAGCGGATGGGCATCTCAAGAAGTCGGAATCCGTGAATATATTCGCACGAGAGAGCGATCCATTCGATGATGATTTTTTTAGCGGGGGTGGAAACGGAGGCGGATGCGCCGAGAGGCAAAGAAACACTGAACTGAGATGGACTGAAGACTTCGACGATTTCGATAATGAACAGACTAAATAGGTAATTGTGCTCGGAGCGGAGCGGTTTGGGGAGAACGGTTTTTCAAGCGTGAGAGTTAGTTGAAGGAGTTGCcgataaaactgaaatttacatGGCTTCTGATATTGCTGTTCTAAAATTGCGAATATTCATTTTCCGTTCAGGAAATTTCAGGCAAATTAACACAACATTTGAACAGTCTAATAAACTCGTGTGTTACTTATTGAAGTAACTTCAGATAatgtaacaattttgaatactaatctagatattatttaattttaacgacAATACGTCCTTTAATTTACGCCGAAGAACCATCTCCAAACCATCCCAAGttcctttaaattaatgttattgttaTGTATTACTagcaaaatattaagtatgtacttatttaattacgtAATTATATGTAAAGATTTGtgattttaagttaatttatattttgtatatttatttgtatataattatattattgtttatattgttgtgACTAATTTGGGAGTACTTTATTTTTGCcttgtttgattatttttttatactatattagttgtatgtaaaaagttttttaataatctacaAATTGTTCTAGAAAaggtacaaatattttaataataaaatgaattcttAATCCCATCAATGTTtttgtacaatattatttgttattaggcgtactatttattattaaatctatacCAAACTGACGTCTTTAGTTGGTTTTCACCCATCCCTAATAGCTATAGGTAAGTGTTCtttcacttattaattaattacatattttcaagttaaatttcatttttaagtaCCAAGTGAGAAATCTCTTTGTGCAACATTGAGTCTACTTGTGATTTCGATATAATTGATTCCAAATTTCAATTGTATATGAGTTTATTATACCTAGtttgaaaaataacataaaaaatatcttgggATAGACCCAGC from Aethina tumida isolate Nest 87 chromosome 1, icAetTumi1.1, whole genome shotgun sequence includes:
- the LOC109598285 gene encoding protein disabled isoform X3, with translation MQTLRKKTSPLKYKNETTRFLGDGVSFKAKLIGILEVSEARGDRMCQEALSDLKMAIRAAGEHKQRITINIAIDGLRLRDEKTGDSLYHHPVHKISFIAQDMTDSRAFGYIFGSPDTGHRFFGIKTDKAASQVVIAMRDLFQVVFALKKKEIELAKQHLEKTRYPSPIFSDSSSSSKLQSITPENARAPTEAKCTASALEVKKPGAAVADLVDLELELNSLQQGLNQMERITPSDPFGSKDDPFGDSFISYPKPILPPPPSSGRERSSRTSESSSVFSPKTPHTSTSETPNQISISSYSRAKSDFSFSQDEPGSGDWFTPGANSLFEDSLLPEPTKDERHEIAKQEIMSQFDVFTELDPLELKNPPKKVLNDLVNSTSQSHVQEKPMFNTSFNQVTSKASANNMFGSDPFGEDPFVKEDPFAETDFSKQDPFETEFNDFKLLGKNEAMNNLDQYKCDTKKYDSLHSLLQSSLIKSPKGSTLEKQASLAGTSPRSSQFTKQNTFDVQFERLEEKKINQLSELHENPSLDMSSESECAPEPPPRPAATLMQIKPPPLPPKKQNDLTTKPPPRPPHTEDPIYDYMDNYETAPNSLEYMKNIEKSPPLPVPARKSKFDSNSGVAPERPKKQFNVHSSEEDYLTPVVPDYLARVSFKDFEESVVDKDRSPGSKRANNTILLPPPQRSSKKQLNVASTVASFLESKPNLTTSMASDKSLEGLDITLSQLTLSGLNELATKLNIPPSQLSNMTLVQLTNYLSNFIKSKSTNIVPEKEPEISVSNSNEFPSFQADFAANFNNLNNAAPSEDRYAVFRELMAEEIKQTKIDTEPEQLQEEKLSLDNNINSNTINMNVNAPSDSGGGGPDKYAALREIEIEFRESDRPEDDANENEDISNQVNGGSNENLADTTTTNDMVDLENKLNIEETEKETTQDIIEYEGEGVATPVKSPRSPIKSNVVKSPIPSAITEIVQNNTRLTSGSLSDVISGSSPEVDNTGSNSEKKNNDAAGESWAIFDQANIPVEPIKEKQQSEEGVSPWSSDSKEFGNGSPSDWKRGDSGSGGDQWSKKRRDQEGWWDTSAEPEVQYYPNNRRSTDSYDDEYYECYERPQQQRRRRPGNWESGGRAAAAAGGGHSSSSRDVSPWEEEPRRREPPPMRESRESRGETRGGGWNRHPRQPSFERHRDRRHTDSWDDEEDDYEYEDENFHWSERHGRDTERDRHSTGSREHDNDRWTDDWSEDRRHRRRRDMERSRERWCCPDYDQDKLRYGSGRWSRDRKHDERYYSRDSQESPWEDDYSNDPDDSLSPHYLSARRNWKQRPSSASEMDRKTGEIKSRHYLGTGGSDGERDRRYKGANRRSRSRDSQYSEPPYRHKSTDVGSGGMLPRNTHRTKPHHSKPPLEMEFSDGPPKKQPPGAEGPKLDTSNKKSSTLSRNKKTKDSPKTEINMVSTFPRKSTSRAKSLFENDFVPADDSPVNPRPNSKFSFENDFETSEAESPTISRPVKGIRQQSMFEKGNLPLQRDSERSRGSSFKELKLSPRYATKAKSLFEDDFSPTEKAEQQAVSMEDNNISSIKEETDINEDEEEDTFATESATATSAANNGSRKKKLLGGRLSNSRGADGHLKKSESVNIFARESDPFDDDFFSGGGNGGGCAERQRNTELRWTEDFDDFDNEQTK
- the LOC109598285 gene encoding protein disabled isoform X2 codes for the protein MLNNDKNETTRFLGDGVSFKAKLIGILEVSEARGDRMCQEALSDLKMAIRAAGEHKQRITINIAIDGLRLRDEKTGDSLYHHPVHKISFIAQDMTDSRAFGYIFGSPDTGHRFFGIKTDKAASQVVIAMRDLFQVVFALKKKEIELAKQHLEKTRYPSPIFSDSSSSSKLQSITPENARAPTEAKCTASALEVKKPGAAVADLVDLELELNSLQQGLNQMERITPSDPFGSKDDPFGDSFISYPKPILPPPPSSGRERSSRTSESSSVFSPKTPHTSTSETPNQISISSYSRAKSDFSFSQDEPGSGDWFTPGANSLFEDSLLPEPTKDERHEIAKQEIMSQFDVFTELDPLGTGRSKPYIDKKHFFQELKNPPKKVLNDLVNSTSQSHVQEKPMFNTSFNQVTSKASANNMFGSDPFGEDPFVKEDPFAETDFSKQDPFETEFNDFKLLGKNEAMNNLDQYKCDTKKYDSLHSLLQSSLIKSPKGSTLEKQASLAGTSPRSSQFTKQNTFDVQFERLEEKKINQLSELHENPSLDMSSESECAPEPPPRPAATLMQIKPPPLPPKKQNDLTTKPPPRPPHTEDPIYDYMDNYETAPNSLEYMKNIEKSPPLPVPARKSKFDSNSGVAPERPKKQFNVHSSEEDYLTPVVPDYLARVSFKDFEESVVDKDRSPGSKRANNTILLPPPQRSSKKQLNVASTVASFLESKPNLTTSMASDKSLEGLDITLSQLTLSGLNELATKLNIPPSQLSNMTLVQLTNYLSNFIKSKSTNIVPEKEPEISVSNSNEFPSFQADFAANFNNLNNAAPSEDRYAVFRELMAEEIKQTKIDTEPEQLQEEKLSLDNNINSNTINMNVNAPSDSGGGGPDKYAALREIEIEFRESDRPEDDANENEDISNQVNGGSNENLADTTTTNDMVDLENKLNIEETEKETTQDIIEYEGEGVATPVKSPRSPIKSNVVKSPIPSAITEIVQNNTRLTSGSLSDVISGSSPEVDNTGSNSEKKNNDAAGESWAIFDQANIPVEPIKEKQQSEEGVSPWSSDSKEFGNGSPSDWKRGDSGSGGDQWSKKRRDQEGWWDTSAEPEVQYYPNNRRSTDSYDDEYYECYERPQQQRRRRPGNWESGGRAAAAAGGGHSSSSRDVSPWEEEPRRREPPPMRESRESRGETRGGGWNRHPRQPSFERHRDRRHTDSWDDEEDDYEYEDENFHWSERHGRDTERDRHSTGSREHDNDRWTDDWSEDRRHRRRRDMERSRERWCCPDYDQDKLRYGSGRWSRDRKHDERYYSRDSQESPWEDDYSNDPDDSLSPHYLSARRNWKQRPSSASEMDRKTGEIKSRHYLGTGGSDGERDRRYKGANRRSRSRDSQYSEPPYRHKSTDVGSGGMLPRNTHRTKPHHSKPPLEMEFSDGPPKKQPPGAEGPKLDTSNKKSSTLSRNKKTKDSPKTEINMVSTFPRKSTSRAKSLFENDFVPADDSPVNPRPNSKFSFENDFETSEAESPTISRPVKGIRQQSMFEKGNLPLQRDSERSRGSSFKELKLSPRYATKAKSLFEDDFSPTEKAEQQAVSMEDNNISSIKEETDINEDEEEDTFATESATATSAANNGSRKKKLLGGRLSNSRGADGHLKKSESVNIFARESDPFDDDFFSGGGNGGGCAERQRNTELRWTEDFDDFDNEQTK
- the LOC109598285 gene encoding protein disabled isoform X1, whose translation is MQTLRKKTSPLKYKNETTRFLGDGVSFKAKLIGILEVSEARGDRMCQEALSDLKMAIRAAGEHKQRITINIAIDGLRLRDEKTGDSLYHHPVHKISFIAQDMTDSRAFGYIFGSPDTGHRFFGIKTDKAASQVVIAMRDLFQVVFALKKKEIELAKQHLEKTRYPSPIFSDSSSSSKSITPENARAPTEAKCTASALEVKKPGAAVADLVDLELELNSLQQGLNQMERITPSDPFGSKDDPFGDSFISYPKPILPPPPSSGRERSSRTSESSSVFSPKTPHTSTSETPNQISISSYSRAKSDFSFSQDEPGSGDWFTPGANSLFEDSLLPEPTKDERHEIAKQEIMSQFDVFTELDPLGTGRSKPYIDKKHFFQELKNPPKKVLNDLVNSTSQSHVQEKPMFNTSFNQVTSKASANNMFGSDPFGEDPFVKEDPFAETDFSKQDPFETEFNDFKLLGKNEAMNNLDQYKCDTKKYDSLHSLLQSSLIKSPKGSTLEKQASLAGTSPRSSQFTKQNTFDVQFERLEEKKINQLSELHENPSLDMSSESECAPEPPPRPAATLMQIKPPPLPPKKQNDLTTKPPPRPPHTEDPIYDYMDNYETAPNSLEYMKNIEKSPPLPVPARKSKFDSNSGVAPERPKKQFNVHSSEEDYLTPVVPDYLARVSFKDFEESVVDKDRSPGSKRANNTILLPPPQRSSKKQLNVASTVASFLESKPNLTTSMASDKSLEGLDITLSQLTLSGLNELATKLNIPPSQLSNMTLVQLTNYLSNFIKSKSTNIVPEKEPEISVSNSNEFPSFQADFAANFNNLNNAAPSEDRYAVFRELMAEEIKQTKIDTEPEQLQEEKLSLDNNINSNTINMNVNAPSDSGGGGPDKYAALREIEIEFRESDRPEDDANENEDISNQVNGGSNENLADTTTTNDMVDLENKLNIEETEKETTQDIIEYEGEGVATPVKSPRSPIKSNVVKSPIPSAITEIVQNNTRLTSGSLSDVISGSSPEVDNTGSNSEKKNNDAAGESWAIFDQANIPVEPIKEKQQSEEGVSPWSSDSKEFGNGSPSDWKRGDSGSGGDQWSKKRRDQEGWWDTSAEPEVQYYPNNRRSTDSYDDEYYECYERPQQQRRRRPGNWESGGRAAAAAGGGHSSSSRDVSPWEEEPRRREPPPMRESRESRGETRGGGWNRHPRQPSFERHRDRRHTDSWDDEEDDYEYEDENFHWSERHGRDTERDRHSTGSREHDNDRWTDDWSEDRRHRRRRDMERSRERWCCPDYDQDKLRYGSGRWSRDRKHDERYYSRDSQESPWEDDYSNDPDDSLSPHYLSARRNWKQRPSSASEMDRKTGEIKSRHYLGTGGSDGERDRRYKGANRRSRSRDSQYSEPPYRHKSTDVGSGGMLPRNTHRTKPHHSKPPLEMEFSDGPPKKQPPGAEGPKLDTSNKKSSTLSRNKKTKDSPKTEINMVSTFPRKSTSRAKSLFENDFVPADDSPVNPRPNSKFSFENDFETSEAESPTISRPVKGIRQQSMFEKGNLPLQRDSERSRGSSFKELKLSPRYATKAKSLFEDDFSPTEKAEQQAVSMEDNNISSIKEETDINEDEEEDTFATESATATSAANNGSRKKKLLGGRLSNSRGADGHLKKSESVNIFARESDPFDDDFFSGGGNGGGCAERQRNTELRWTEDFDDFDNEQTK